The proteins below come from a single Oncorhynchus tshawytscha isolate Ot180627B linkage group LG22, Otsh_v2.0, whole genome shotgun sequence genomic window:
- the LOC112222113 gene encoding aminomethyltransferase, mitochondrial — translation MLRELLDLVCKEYTMWARILSGGRGFGFGFRVPRECLRGVGLGIARRQKRHASSSEACMRKTALFDFHRDQGGKMVEFAGWSMPVQYRDSHIHSHMHTRQYCSIFDVSHMLQSKVHGRDRVKFIESMIVGDIAELKDNQGTLTLFTNDKGGINDDLIVTKTDQGYLYVVSNAGCADKDSANMKARLAKFKAEGHDVELEFLEECLIAVQGPSMAKVLQPGLTDDLSKLTFMTSTLATVFGIQGCRVTRCGYTGEDGVEISVPKSGVVALTERLLANSEVKLAGLGARDSLRLEAGLCLYGNDIDETTTPVEATLVWTIGKRRRQAKDFPGAEIIVPQIKAKTTRKRVGLVSMGPPVRQHTPILSPEGKVIGEVTSGCPSPCLKQNIAMGYVDVAYAKNGTPIQVEVRKKAVKAVVTKMPFVPTNYYSGH, via the exons ATGTTACGTGAACTTTTGGATCTCGTCTGCAAGGAATATACGATGTGGGCTCGGATTCTATCTGGCGGCCGCGGGTTCGGATTCGGTTTCCGAGTTCCGAGGGAGTGTCTACGTGGCGTTGGACTCGGAATAGCGAGGAGGCAGAAGAGGCATGCTTCAAGTTCAGAG GCCTGTATGAGGAAGACCGCTCTGTTTGACTTCCATCGGGACCAGGGAGGTAAGATGGTGGAGTTTGCTGGCTGGAGCATGCCTGTCCAGTACAGAGACAGCCACATCCACTCCCACATGCACACCCGCCAGTACTGCTCCATCTTCGACGTCAGCCACATGCTACAG AGCAAAGTCCACGGAAGAGACAGAGTCAAGTTTATAGAGTCTATGATCGTTGGAGACATAGCAGAGCTGAAGGACAACCAG GGCACGCTCACCCTCTTCACCAATGACAAGGGAGGAATAAATGATGATCTTATCGTCACCAAGACAGACCAAGGCTACCTCTACGTGGTGTCCAATGCTGGCTGTGCAGACAAGGACTCTGCCAACATGAAG GCTAGACTAGCCAAGTTCAAAGCAGAAGGTCACGATGTGGAGCTGGAGTTTCTGGAGGAATGTTTGATTGCCGTTCAAG GTCCCTCCATGGCCAAGGTGCTCCAGCCGGGATTGACAGACGACCTCAGCAAGTTGACCTTCATGACCAGCACTCTGGCCACTGTGTTTGGGATCCAGGGCTGCAGGGTGACCCGCTGTGGCTACACTGGAGAAGATGGAGTGGAG ATCTCAGTGCCTAAATCTGGTGTGGTGGCCCTGACGGAGCGCCTGTTGGCCAACAGTGAGGTCAAGCTGGCCGGACTGGGGGCGCGAGACAGTCTGAGACTGGAGGCAGGCCTCTGTCTCTATGGTAACGACATCGATGAGACCACCACCCCTGTGGAGGCAACACTGGTGTGGACCATAG GAAAGCGGCGGCGTCAGGCGAAGGATTTCCCCGGTGCTGAGATAATTGTCCCCCAGATAAAGGCAAAGACGACGAGGAAGCGTGTGGGCTTGGTGTCCATGGGACCCCCTGTCAGacagcacacccccattctcagcCCAGAGGGAAAGGTCATAG gTGAGGTCACCAGTGGTTGCCCCTCCCCCTGCCTGAAGCAGAACATTGCCATGGGTTACGTGGATGTGGCGTACGCCAAGAATGGAACTCCCATTCAGGTGGAAGTGAGGAAGAAGGCAGTGAAGGCAGTGGTCACCAAGATGCCCTTCGTGCCTACAAACTACTACTCTGGCCATTAG